One genomic segment of Actinoplanes ianthinogenes includes these proteins:
- a CDS encoding RtcB family protein — MQKINERLVNWASILEDETRQQAEKASQLPFIHPHIALMPDAHLGKGATVGSVIPTLGALIPAAVGVDIGCGMAAVRTQYRVEDLRPDRSSLRVAIERAIPLSAGGYNTKLTDSARKRVEQLTAQAGFDPAHYARNWELQLGSLGSGNHFIEVCRDEHGWVWLFLHSGSRGVGNKIASHHIRVAQELMTRRGITLPDRDLAYLEEGTDEFAAYLAELRWAQNFALANRDEMMDRVIACFAKFAGGPVEQRDRVQCHHNYTEQETHFGKQVWVSRKGAINAEKGRPGLIPGSMGDASYVVAGKGDATSLNSSPHGAGRAYSRSKARKTFTREQLRTAMKGIEFRDTDAFLDEIPQAYKPIDVVMRDAADLVEIRHTLRQLVNVKGD, encoded by the coding sequence GTGCAGAAGATCAACGAACGCCTCGTCAACTGGGCCAGCATCCTGGAGGACGAGACCCGCCAGCAGGCGGAGAAGGCCTCCCAGCTCCCCTTCATCCACCCGCACATCGCCCTGATGCCCGACGCTCACCTGGGCAAAGGCGCCACCGTCGGCTCGGTGATCCCGACACTCGGCGCGCTCATCCCGGCGGCGGTCGGCGTCGACATCGGCTGCGGCATGGCCGCCGTCCGCACCCAGTACCGTGTCGAGGACCTGCGCCCGGACCGCAGCAGCCTGCGGGTCGCCATCGAGCGGGCCATCCCGCTCTCGGCCGGCGGCTACAACACCAAGCTGACCGACTCGGCCCGCAAGCGGGTCGAGCAGCTGACCGCCCAGGCCGGCTTCGACCCGGCGCACTACGCGCGCAACTGGGAGCTCCAGCTCGGGTCGCTGGGCAGCGGCAACCACTTCATCGAGGTGTGCCGCGACGAGCACGGCTGGGTGTGGCTGTTCCTGCACTCCGGTTCCCGTGGCGTCGGCAACAAGATCGCGAGCCACCACATCCGGGTCGCCCAGGAGCTGATGACCCGGCGCGGTATCACCCTGCCCGACCGTGACCTGGCCTATCTGGAGGAGGGCACCGACGAGTTCGCCGCGTACCTCGCCGAGCTGCGCTGGGCGCAGAACTTCGCGCTGGCCAACCGCGACGAGATGATGGACCGGGTGATCGCGTGCTTCGCCAAGTTCGCCGGCGGGCCGGTCGAGCAGCGCGACCGGGTGCAGTGCCACCACAACTACACCGAGCAGGAGACCCACTTCGGCAAGCAGGTCTGGGTCTCCCGCAAGGGCGCCATCAACGCGGAGAAGGGCCGGCCAGGGCTGATCCCCGGCTCGATGGGCGACGCCTCCTACGTGGTGGCCGGCAAGGGTGACGCCACCTCGCTGAACTCGTCGCCGCACGGCGCCGGCCGGGCGTACTCCCGGTCGAAGGCGCGCAAGACCTTCACCCGGGAGCAGCTCCGGACCGCCATGAAGGGCATCGAGTTCCGCGACACCGACGCCTTCCTCGACGAGATCCCGCAGGCCTACAAGCCCATCGACGTGGTCATGCGGGACGCCGCCGACCTGGTCGAGATCCGGCACACCCTGCGCCAGCTGGTGAACGTCAAGGGCGACTGA
- a CDS encoding ATP-binding protein codes for MSTSRGQGWAQAFVDLSDTLVAEFDIVDFLHVLATRCVDLLSVQAAGIMIGDQRGALRLMASSSEQARLLELFEVEMSEGPCVDCYRLGAGVADPDLANPDPRWPRFAARARQAGFRAAHAVPVRLRDENIGVLNLFSTDPGLLDPVDAQTARALANITTLGLLQHRDVEYRQVLAEQVQHAMNSRVVLEQAKGVLAEYLGLDMATAFAELRRLAARVGQRLSDVAAAVTAGDYDDPASGAWGQVRMLLIRRFDGETLAALRSMVHTAVVRHGLPEADAAKFVLAVHEAVVNAVVHGGGLGQFVLWRHAGNLFAEVSDQGPGIPEDRRGIPERPGGDAATARGLWLIRSVCADVDIDTGDTGTRLLMRYPMGTSDLSGPPPGR; via the coding sequence GTGAGCACGTCGCGAGGGCAGGGCTGGGCGCAGGCCTTCGTTGATCTCTCCGACACCCTGGTGGCCGAGTTCGACATCGTCGACTTCCTGCACGTGCTGGCCACTCGCTGCGTCGACCTGCTCAGCGTGCAGGCGGCCGGCATCATGATCGGTGACCAGCGCGGCGCGTTGCGGCTGATGGCGTCCTCCTCGGAACAGGCTCGCCTGCTCGAGTTGTTCGAGGTGGAGATGTCCGAGGGGCCGTGTGTCGACTGCTACCGGCTGGGCGCCGGGGTGGCCGACCCGGACCTCGCCAACCCGGATCCGCGCTGGCCGCGGTTCGCCGCCCGGGCCCGGCAGGCCGGATTCCGGGCCGCACACGCGGTACCGGTGCGGTTGAGAGACGAAAACATCGGGGTACTCAACCTGTTCTCCACCGATCCCGGCCTGCTGGATCCGGTCGACGCGCAGACCGCACGTGCCCTGGCGAACATCACCACGCTCGGCCTGCTGCAACACCGCGACGTCGAGTACCGGCAGGTCCTGGCCGAACAGGTGCAGCACGCGATGAACAGCAGGGTGGTCCTGGAACAGGCCAAGGGCGTGCTCGCCGAGTATCTCGGCCTGGACATGGCCACCGCGTTCGCCGAGCTGCGCCGGCTCGCCGCCCGGGTGGGGCAGCGGCTCAGCGACGTCGCGGCGGCGGTGACCGCGGGCGACTACGACGACCCGGCGAGCGGTGCCTGGGGGCAGGTGCGGATGCTGCTCATCCGCCGGTTCGACGGGGAGACCCTGGCCGCGCTGCGGAGCATGGTGCACACCGCCGTCGTCCGGCACGGCCTGCCGGAGGCGGACGCCGCGAAGTTCGTCCTGGCCGTGCACGAGGCGGTCGTGAACGCCGTGGTGCACGGCGGCGGCCTCGGCCAGTTCGTGCTGTGGCGGCATGCCGGGAACCTGTTCGCCGAGGTCAGCGACCAGGGGCCGGGCATCCCCGAGGACCGCCGCGGGATCCCGGAGCGGCCCGGCGGGGACGCCGCCACGGCCCGCGGTCTCTGGCTGATCAGGAGCGTGTGCGCGGACGTCGACATCGACACCGGCGACACCGGCACCCGGCTGTTGATGCGATACCCCATGGGCACCTCCGACCTGTCCGGGCCGCCGCCCGGGCGATAG